A segment of the Leptolyngbya sp. NIES-3755 genome:
TTCGTCTAGCTCCTCTGGATCCTTTACCTACTGCGAGGGGGAGTCTAGAAAAATGCAGTAGAACCGCATCGATTCAATTTTCAAGGTTCAGCGCTTTGTCTTTCGACGGCTAGGTTTTTAGAGTGGTTGATTACCTTTCCACTAATGCAAGTATATGACGAAGCTGTGCTAGAAGCGCTCAGCCCTGTAGGAGGGTTTCCCTCCGTAGGGGACTGAGTAAGAAGTACAGGGCTTTAGACCCATTTTTTCGGTAAGTCCCTGCCAAATTTAGAGTTAACGAAGTCGCGCTCGATAACTAGCAGCATCCGTTCCAGCCCGTCCAGGAGCCGGACTTTGAGAAATCAACTGCTGTAACCGGGTAATCCGATCGCTCGTTGCTGGGTGATTTGCCAGAAAGGTCGGCGGAGACGAAGAATTCAATAGTTTCCGCATAAAGGCAACTGCTTCTGACTGAGCATATCCCGCACGTCCCATCGTTCGCAGTCCGAGTTCATCCGCTTCATATTCATCCCGACGACTATTTGGTAAGCGGAGAGCAACTTGAACCCCCAAATTGACCGCCGTACTGCGATCGAGTCCTCCTGCTGCCAAAAGTCCTTGTTGGATTGCCGTTTGACGCATCTGTTTGAGCGCGTGTTTTCCAGCAATGTGTCCAATCTCGTGACCAATCACGCTGGCGACTTGTGCTTCATTGTCAGCGGCATTTAGCAAACCCCGGTGAACATAGACAAATCCGCCCATTGTGGCAAAAGCGTTGATGCTATTTTGATCAACGACTTGGAACGTGTAGCGAATATTCGGTCGGGTGCTATTTGCGGCAAGTCTTTGACCGATCTCGTTCACATAAGCGGTTAACTGCGGATCGCGGACAATTCGGACTTGGCTACTGGTCAATTCAGCATTAATTTGGCGACCGAGATCTGTCTCTTGATTATCGTTGAGGCGAGAAAGCTGAGTGCCTTGAATAATCTGAATTCCGCCCCGGAGCAAATCTCCCCAGGAGATCGCTTGAGCGACAAGTGGCTGCCCAAAAGCAATTCCGGCAACCATCACGATCGATAAAACAGGATACAGCCAACGGCGACGTAATGTTTTTGTAATCATAGAACTGTAGGAAATGCGTGAGGCGCTTCTGTTGGAGACGGAGCTTGACTCGATTTAGTTGCGA
Coding sequences within it:
- a CDS encoding hypothetical protein (similar to AA sequence:cyanobase_aa:LBDG_54460), with protein sequence MITKTLRRRWLYPVLSIVMVAGIAFGQPLVAQAISWGDLLRGGIQIIQGTQLSRLNDNQETDLGRQINAELTSSQVRIVRDPQLTAYVNEIGQRLAANSTRPNIRYTFQVVDQNSINAFATMGGFVYVHRGLLNAADNEAQVASVIGHEIGHIAGKHALKQMRQTAIQQGLLAAGGLDRSTAVNLGVQVALRLPNSRRDEYEADELGLRTMGRAGYAQSEAVAFMRKLLNSSSPPTFLANHPATSDRITRLQQLISQSPAPGRAGTDAASYRARLR